From the Accumulibacter sp. genome, one window contains:
- the prmB gene encoding 50S ribosomal protein L3 N(5)-glutamine methyltransferase produces the protein MTEHPSDELFTLRDLLRFAVSRFSEAKLYFGHGSDNAWDEAAYLLLHHLHLPLDRLEPFLDARLTREERGSALRLIDRRVNERLPAAYLSNEAWLGAHRFYVDERVIVPRSFIAELLHERLAPWIDEPDAIGSVLDLCTGSGCLAILAAHAFPTARVDAVDLSADALAIARRNVADYDLGERIRLLQGDLFSGLGGHRYDLIIANPPYVGAAAMASLPAEYRYEPELALASGEDGLDLTRAILGGAQRHLQPAGLLVVEIGHNRDALEAAFPETPFTWLDTSAGDQYVFLLHRDELP, from the coding sequence ATGACTGAGCACCCGAGCGACGAACTGTTCACGCTGCGCGACCTGCTGCGCTTCGCCGTCAGCCGCTTCAGCGAGGCGAAGCTGTACTTCGGCCACGGGTCGGACAACGCCTGGGACGAAGCCGCCTACCTGCTGCTGCATCACCTGCACCTGCCACTCGACCGGCTGGAACCGTTCCTCGACGCACGGCTGACCCGCGAGGAGCGGGGCAGCGCGCTGCGCCTGATCGACCGTCGCGTCAACGAACGACTGCCGGCCGCCTACCTGAGCAACGAAGCGTGGCTTGGCGCGCATCGTTTCTACGTGGACGAGCGGGTGATCGTGCCGCGTTCGTTCATTGCCGAACTGCTGCACGAACGGCTGGCGCCGTGGATCGATGAGCCGGACGCGATCGGCAGCGTCCTCGACCTATGCACCGGCTCGGGCTGCCTGGCGATCCTTGCCGCGCACGCCTTTCCCACCGCCCGCGTCGATGCCGTCGACCTGTCTGCCGACGCGCTCGCCATCGCCCGCCGCAACGTCGCCGACTACGACCTGGGCGAGCGCATCCGCCTGCTGCAGGGCGACCTCTTCAGCGGCCTCGGCGGCCACCGCTACGACCTGATCATCGCCAATCCGCCCTACGTCGGGGCGGCAGCGATGGCCAGCCTGCCGGCCGAGTACCGGTACGAACCGGAGCTGGCACTCGCCAGCGGCGAGGACGGGCTCGACCTGACGCGCGCCATCCTCGGCGGCGCGCAACGGCACCTGCAGCCCGCTGGCCTGCTGGTGGTCGAGATCGGACACAACCGCGACGCGCTCGAAGCCGCTTTCCCGGAGACGCCCTTCACCTGGCTCGACACCAGCGCCGGCGACCAGTACGTCTTCCTGCTGCACCGCGACGAGCTGCCGTGA
- a CDS encoding GDSL-type esterase/lipase family protein, which produces MNAGTGGQRAVTLRHLLLLLALACLAGCGKPARLATLPAGTPVLAFGDSITQGTGAAPGEDWPSHLAASSGWRVHNAGVAGDTAATARERIGDTLQATQARLVIVELGGNDFLRRRPEAEVKEDLRAIIRASRQAGAEVVLLAVPRLSLLGAVTGQLPDAKIYAELASEEKVPLLPGIIAGILSEPQLKADPIHPNAAGYRRLASEVTAQLRHIGLLGQP; this is translated from the coding sequence GTGAACGCCGGCACCGGTGGCCAGCGCGCCGTCACCCTTCGCCACCTGCTCCTGCTGCTGGCGCTCGCCTGCCTTGCCGGCTGCGGAAAACCGGCGCGGCTGGCCACCCTGCCGGCCGGCACGCCGGTCCTCGCCTTCGGTGACAGCATCACCCAGGGCACCGGCGCCGCGCCGGGCGAGGACTGGCCGAGCCACCTGGCGGCGAGCAGCGGCTGGCGCGTGCACAATGCGGGCGTTGCCGGCGATACCGCGGCGACGGCTCGCGAGCGGATCGGCGACACCCTGCAGGCGACACAAGCGCGGCTGGTGATCGTCGAACTCGGCGGCAACGACTTTCTCCGCCGCCGGCCGGAAGCCGAGGTCAAGGAGGATCTGCGGGCGATCATCCGCGCCAGCCGGCAGGCGGGTGCCGAGGTCGTGCTGCTGGCCGTGCCGCGGCTGTCGCTGCTCGGCGCCGTCACCGGCCAGTTGCCCGACGCGAAGATCTATGCCGAACTGGCGAGCGAGGAGAAAGTGCCGCTGTTGCCGGGAATCATTGCCGGCATCCTCTCCGAGCCGCAGCTCAAGGCCGACCCGATCCACCCGAATGCCGCCGGCTACCGCCGTCTGGCGAGCGAAGTCACCGCCCAGCTGCGCCACATCGGCCTCCTGGGCCAGCCCTGA
- the pepN gene encoding aminopeptidase N, which yields MNATEAPRIRRQDYTPPPFLVDLVELEIDFRDGEVLVDSRLHLRRNPAVAATGPLQLDGHGLQTISLTLDGRALGAADYQCSDTTLTIAEPPDALVLATRVRIDADHNGSLSGLYRSANGYCTQCEAQGFRRITWFPDRPDIMSTYVVTLRAERSSLPVLLANGNPVGSGDEGPDRHWARWHDPFPKPCYLFALVAARLDVLRDRFSTASGRLVELAVFVEPGKLDQCAHAMDALKRSMRWDEEVFGLECDLDHYMIVAVGDFNMGAMENKGLNIFNTKYVLARTDTATDGDYQNIDRVVAHEYFHNWTGNRVTCRDWFQLSLKEGLTVFRDQEFGADMHSRAVTRIRDVRALRATQFPEDAGPMAHPVRPDSYIEINNFYTSTVYEKGAEVVRMIRTLIGRDAFRRGMDLYFRRHDGQAVTCDDFVAAMADAAGVDLRQFMLWYDHAGTPHLRASGQHDAVNQRYLLRLSQSRPTASTPAPPFHIPVAIGLVGADGRDLPLYLAGEGDVPERGQTTRILSLTAGEQQFVFEGVPAPPVPSLLRDFSAPVILDHEWLDGELSFLLAHDSDPFNRWEAGQRLASRLILGAAADIAAGRAPDWPADFADALRQVLLHAGSDPAFAAEVLTLPGEATLAEEMAVVDPDALHTARNALRLFLAERLQDSFLHGYESLAAAGPYQATPAAAGRRALRNLCLGYLGELATDAMQTLAMHQFVSADNMSDQFAALTVLAQHDCEQRRQALATFHECWRGEALVIDKWLAVQASSRLPETLAVVEELLAHPSFDLHNPNKVYSLLNSFGNNHVRFHAADGAGYRFLARQIADIDRFNPQVAARLTRRFDRWRRFDAQRQAYARSALSELQAGSDLSPDVREVVGRALA from the coding sequence ATGAACGCAACTGAAGCGCCGAGAATCCGTCGTCAGGATTACACCCCCCCCCCCTTTCTCGTCGACCTCGTCGAGCTCGAGATCGACTTCCGCGACGGCGAGGTGCTCGTCGACAGCCGGCTGCACCTGCGGCGCAACCCGGCGGTTGCCGCCACCGGGCCGTTGCAACTCGACGGCCACGGTCTGCAGACGATCTCGCTGACCCTCGACGGCCGAGCGCTCGGCGCGGCCGACTACCAGTGCAGCGACACGACGCTGACCATCGCCGAGCCGCCGGATGCACTGGTCCTCGCTACGCGGGTGCGCATCGACGCCGACCACAACGGCAGCCTGTCCGGACTTTACCGGTCGGCCAACGGCTACTGCACGCAGTGCGAAGCACAGGGCTTCCGCCGCATCACCTGGTTCCCCGACCGGCCGGACATCATGTCGACCTACGTCGTCACCCTGCGTGCCGAACGTTCCAGCCTGCCGGTGCTGCTGGCCAACGGCAACCCGGTCGGCAGCGGCGACGAGGGGCCGGATCGCCATTGGGCACGCTGGCACGATCCCTTCCCGAAACCCTGCTACCTCTTCGCGCTCGTCGCCGCCCGCCTCGACGTCCTGCGCGACCGCTTCAGCACGGCCAGCGGCCGCCTGGTCGAACTCGCCGTCTTTGTCGAACCGGGCAAGCTCGACCAGTGCGCGCACGCCATGGACGCCCTGAAGCGCTCGATGCGCTGGGACGAGGAAGTCTTCGGCCTCGAGTGCGACCTCGACCACTACATGATCGTCGCCGTCGGCGACTTCAACATGGGCGCGATGGAGAACAAGGGACTGAACATCTTCAACACCAAGTACGTCCTGGCGCGCACCGACACCGCCACTGACGGCGATTACCAGAACATCGACCGCGTCGTCGCGCACGAGTACTTTCACAACTGGACCGGCAACCGGGTCACCTGCCGCGACTGGTTCCAACTCTCGCTCAAGGAAGGACTGACCGTCTTCCGCGACCAGGAATTCGGCGCCGACATGCACAGTCGGGCGGTGACGCGGATTCGCGACGTACGCGCCCTGCGCGCGACCCAGTTCCCCGAGGATGCCGGTCCGATGGCGCATCCGGTACGCCCCGATTCCTACATCGAGATCAACAACTTCTACACCAGCACCGTGTACGAGAAGGGCGCCGAGGTGGTGCGCATGATCAGGACCCTGATCGGTCGCGATGCCTTCCGCCGCGGCATGGATCTCTATTTCCGCCGCCACGACGGGCAGGCGGTCACCTGCGACGATTTCGTCGCCGCCATGGCCGACGCGGCGGGCGTCGACCTGCGGCAGTTCATGCTCTGGTATGACCATGCCGGCACGCCACACCTGCGTGCCAGCGGCCAGCATGACGCGGTGAACCAGCGCTACCTGCTGCGATTGTCACAGTCGCGGCCCACCGCCAGCACGCCTGCACCGCCCTTCCACATCCCGGTGGCGATCGGCCTCGTCGGTGCCGACGGCCGCGATCTGCCGCTGTACCTCGCCGGTGAGGGCGACGTGCCGGAGCGGGGGCAGACGACGCGCATCCTGTCGCTGACCGCCGGCGAGCAGCAGTTCGTCTTCGAAGGGGTGCCGGCGCCACCGGTACCATCGCTGCTGCGCGACTTTTCGGCGCCGGTGATCCTCGACCACGAATGGCTCGATGGCGAGCTGAGCTTCCTGCTGGCCCACGACAGCGATCCCTTCAATCGCTGGGAAGCCGGGCAGCGCCTGGCGAGCCGCCTGATCCTCGGCGCCGCGGCCGACATCGCTGCCGGCCGCGCCCCGGACTGGCCGGCCGACTTCGCCGATGCCCTGCGGCAGGTCCTGCTGCACGCCGGCAGCGACCCCGCTTTCGCGGCCGAGGTACTGACGCTGCCCGGCGAAGCCACGCTCGCCGAGGAAATGGCCGTCGTCGACCCGGACGCGCTGCACACGGCGCGCAACGCACTCCGTCTGTTCCTCGCCGAGCGGCTGCAGGACAGCTTCCTGCATGGCTACGAGTCGCTGGCGGCGGCCGGCCCGTACCAGGCGACGCCGGCAGCGGCCGGCCGGCGGGCACTGCGCAACCTCTGCCTCGGCTACCTCGGCGAACTGGCGACGGACGCCATGCAGACGCTGGCGATGCACCAGTTTGTGTCGGCGGACAACATGAGCGACCAGTTCGCCGCCCTCACCGTCCTCGCGCAGCACGACTGCGAGCAGCGCCGACAGGCGCTGGCGACGTTCCACGAATGCTGGCGGGGCGAGGCGCTGGTGATCGACAAGTGGCTTGCGGTGCAGGCGTCGAGCCGGCTGCCGGAGACCCTGGCGGTCGTCGAAGAACTGCTCGCGCATCCCTCGTTCGATCTGCACAATCCGAACAAGGTCTATTCGCTGCTCAACAGCTTCGGCAACAACCACGTCCGCTTCCATGCCGCCGACGGCGCCGGCTACCGCTTCCTGGCGCGGCAGATCGCCGACATCGACCGCTTCAACCCGCAAGTGGCGGCGCGCCTGACGCGGCGCTTCGACCGCTGGCGCCGCTTCGATGCACAGCGACAGGCGTACGCCCGGTCGGCGCTGAGCGAACTGCAGGCAGGCAGCGACCTGTCGCCCGACGTGCGCGAAGTCGTTGGCCGAGCGCTGGCCTGA
- the rpsO gene encoding 30S ribosomal protein S15: MAISVAQKAQIMGDYQRAAGDTGSSEVQVALLTARINDLTGHFKEHKKDNHSRRGLLRMVSRRRKLLDYLKRTNVDSYRNLIQRLGLRK; the protein is encoded by the coding sequence ATGGCGATAAGTGTTGCGCAAAAGGCGCAGATCATGGGCGATTACCAGCGTGCGGCTGGCGACACGGGCTCCTCGGAAGTCCAGGTCGCCCTGCTGACCGCCCGCATCAATGACCTCACCGGCCACTTCAAGGAACACAAGAAGGACAATCACTCGCGCCGCGGCCTGCTGCGCATGGTCAGCCGCCGCCGCAAGTTGCTGGACTATCTCAAACGCACCAACGTTGACTCGTACCGCAACCTGATTCAGCGTCTCGGCCTGCGCAAGTAG
- the pnp gene encoding polyribonucleotide nucleotidyltransferase, with the protein MFNIVKKSFAYGAQQVTLETGEIARQASGAVVVSMGETVVLVTVVGNRTAKPGQDFFPLTVDYIEKTYAAGRIPGGFFKREGRPSEKETLTSRLIDRPLRPLFPEGFYHEVQVVAMVLSLDPEIDPDVPAMIGASAALAISGIPFDGPIGAARVGYIDGQYVLNPARTQLQSSQLDLVVAGTQAAVLMVESEARELSEDVMLGAVVFGHQQMQAAIEAINDLADVAGKPEWEWSPAARNEAVHGKLDRLVQAELEEAYRITSKQVRTQRIKEITAYAVETLTADDDAPDANAIRQMVDAAEARIVRGRILAGEPRIDGRDTRTVRPISIRSGVLPRAHGSALFTRGETQAIVIATLGTGRDEQIIDALSGEYRERFMLHYNFPPYATGECGRVGSPKRREIGHGRLAKRALLAVLPSPEEFSYTIRVVSEITESNGSSSMASVCGASLALMDAGVPLKAHVAGIAMGLIKEGNRVAVLTDILGDEDHLGDMDFKVAGTEAGVTALQMDIKIQGITKEIMQVALAQAGEARQHILKQMQGSMAGHREEVSTYAPRLYTMKINPEKIRDVIGKGGAVIRAITEETGTTIDIKDDGTITIASVSGDAANAARARIESITADVEVGKIYDGTVLKLLDFGAIVSILPGRDGLLHISQIANERVNAVSDYLKDGQKVRVKVLEADEKGRVRLSMKAVTAEEGGAGSAPGSAPA; encoded by the coding sequence ATGTTTAATATCGTCAAGAAGAGCTTCGCCTACGGTGCGCAACAGGTCACGCTGGAAACCGGGGAGATCGCGCGCCAGGCGAGCGGCGCCGTGGTGGTTTCGATGGGCGAGACGGTGGTGCTGGTCACCGTCGTCGGCAACCGTACCGCCAAACCGGGGCAGGATTTCTTCCCGCTGACGGTCGACTACATCGAGAAGACCTACGCCGCCGGACGGATTCCCGGCGGCTTCTTCAAGCGCGAAGGCCGTCCCTCGGAGAAGGAGACGCTGACCTCGCGTCTGATCGATCGTCCGCTGCGCCCGCTCTTCCCCGAAGGCTTCTACCATGAGGTGCAGGTCGTCGCGATGGTGCTGTCGCTCGACCCCGAGATCGACCCCGACGTACCGGCGATGATCGGCGCCTCGGCTGCTCTGGCCATCTCGGGAATCCCCTTCGATGGCCCGATCGGTGCCGCCCGCGTCGGCTACATCGACGGCCAGTATGTTCTCAACCCGGCCCGGACGCAGTTGCAGTCGAGCCAGCTCGATCTCGTCGTCGCCGGCACCCAGGCCGCCGTACTGATGGTCGAATCGGAGGCCCGGGAACTGTCCGAGGATGTCATGCTCGGTGCCGTCGTCTTTGGACACCAGCAGATGCAGGCCGCCATCGAGGCGATCAACGACCTCGCCGACGTGGCCGGCAAGCCGGAATGGGAGTGGAGCCCCGCCGCCCGCAACGAGGCGGTGCATGGCAAGCTCGACCGCCTCGTCCAGGCCGAACTCGAAGAGGCCTACCGCATCACCAGCAAGCAGGTGCGCACGCAGCGGATCAAGGAGATCACCGCCTACGCCGTCGAGACCCTGACCGCCGACGACGACGCACCCGACGCCAACGCCATCCGGCAGATGGTCGACGCGGCCGAGGCGCGCATCGTCCGTGGTCGCATCCTGGCCGGCGAGCCGCGTATCGACGGCCGCGACACGCGCACCGTCCGACCGATCTCGATCCGCTCCGGCGTCCTGCCGCGGGCGCACGGCTCCGCCCTGTTCACGCGCGGCGAAACGCAGGCGATCGTCATCGCGACGCTGGGTACCGGCCGCGACGAGCAGATCATCGACGCGCTGTCCGGCGAGTACCGCGAGCGCTTCATGCTGCACTACAACTTCCCGCCCTATGCAACCGGTGAATGCGGCCGCGTCGGCTCGCCGAAGCGGCGTGAGATCGGTCACGGTCGGCTGGCCAAGCGCGCGCTGCTCGCCGTCCTGCCGTCGCCGGAGGAGTTCTCCTACACCATCCGGGTGGTCTCCGAGATCACCGAATCGAATGGCTCGAGCTCGATGGCCAGTGTCTGCGGCGCCTCGCTGGCGCTGATGGATGCCGGCGTGCCGCTGAAGGCGCATGTCGCCGGAATCGCCATGGGCCTGATCAAGGAAGGCAACCGCGTTGCCGTCCTCACCGACATCCTCGGCGACGAGGACCACCTCGGCGACATGGACTTCAAGGTTGCCGGTACCGAGGCGGGCGTGACCGCGCTGCAGATGGACATCAAGATCCAGGGCATCACCAAGGAGATCATGCAGGTCGCCCTGGCGCAGGCCGGTGAAGCACGCCAGCACATCCTGAAGCAGATGCAGGGCTCGATGGCCGGGCACCGCGAGGAGGTTTCGACCTACGCACCGCGCCTGTACACGATGAAGATCAACCCGGAGAAGATTCGCGACGTCATCGGCAAGGGCGGCGCGGTGATTCGCGCCATCACCGAAGAGACCGGCACGACGATCGACATCAAGGATGACGGCACGATCACCATCGCATCGGTCAGCGGCGACGCCGCCAACGCCGCCCGCGCCCGTATCGAGTCGATCACCGCCGACGTCGAGGTCGGCAAGATCTACGACGGCACGGTGCTCAAGCTGCTCGACTTCGGCGCCATCGTCAGCATCCTGCCGGGCCGCGACGGTCTCCTGCACATCTCGCAGATCGCCAACGAGCGGGTGAATGCGGTTTCCGACTACCTCAAGGATGGTCAGAAGGTGCGCGTCAAGGTGCTCGAAGCCGACGAGAAGGGCCGCGTCCGCCTGTCGATGAAGGCGGTGACCGCGGAAGAAGGCGGCGCCGGTTCCGCTCCGGGCTCTGCCCCGGCCTGA
- a CDS encoding ISKra4 family transposase yields the protein MVCRGCSEPLQRAIVDFGADAPAARIPQKLKEHYGIEVSASTCWPIVLRHAATIDERPKAAAKIPARDGVEQLIGEIDGSMIPVVETAESDDQSAKVDRRKTRRVGWREARLSLVHAPGSVTPVFGATVGPPDQVGETLLRTAVQAGLGRKTKVHAVSDGAAWIADQVSEQFGLQGHFLVDFYHVCDYLTAAGDTIAGTAARAWLETQKDRLKQNRLQDVVEELQRFVEDDTVPDANAPVRAAHRYLTNRPGQFNYQDALVAGLPIGSGEIESAHRYVIQDRLKRAGAWWKLKNAKHMLALRVYRANQEWDRYWQSRRQQAA from the coding sequence GTGGTCTGCCGGGGCTGCTCGGAGCCGCTGCAGCGAGCGATCGTTGATTTCGGGGCGGACGCGCCCGCGGCGCGCATTCCGCAGAAGCTGAAAGAGCACTACGGTATCGAGGTGTCCGCCAGTACGTGCTGGCCGATCGTCTTGCGGCATGCCGCGACGATCGACGAGCGCCCGAAAGCGGCGGCAAAAATCCCGGCACGAGACGGCGTAGAGCAGTTGATCGGCGAGATCGATGGGAGCATGATTCCCGTCGTGGAGACGGCCGAATCGGACGACCAGAGCGCGAAAGTGGACCGCCGCAAGACCCGCCGGGTGGGCTGGAGGGAAGCGCGTTTGAGTCTGGTCCATGCGCCGGGCTCCGTCACCCCGGTGTTCGGCGCCACCGTGGGCCCGCCCGACCAGGTCGGAGAGACGCTGTTGCGCACGGCGGTTCAGGCCGGACTGGGGCGTAAGACCAAGGTCCATGCGGTCAGCGACGGCGCCGCATGGATTGCGGATCAGGTGAGTGAGCAATTCGGACTGCAAGGCCACTTTCTCGTCGATTTCTACCATGTCTGTGACTACCTGACGGCCGCAGGGGACACGATCGCCGGCACGGCGGCGAGGGCTTGGCTGGAAACGCAGAAGGATCGGCTGAAACAGAACCGCCTCCAGGACGTCGTCGAGGAACTGCAGCGATTCGTCGAGGACGACACCGTTCCCGATGCCAACGCCCCGGTCCGCGCGGCGCATCGCTATCTCACCAATCGCCCGGGGCAGTTCAACTATCAAGACGCGCTCGTGGCCGGGCTGCCAATAGGGTCCGGCGAAATCGAAAGCGCACACCGTTACGTCATCCAGGACCGTCTCAAGCGGGCCGGCGCTTGGTGGAAACTGAAAAACGCCAAGCACATGCTGGCGCTGCGTGTCTACCGTGCCAACCAGGAGTGGGACCGCTATTGGCAGTCCAGACGTCAACAGGCCGCCTGA
- a CDS encoding MarR family transcriptional regulator — protein MKAIIEVARRGSAVRSARAQLAASRLGSHPDFRLSFESARTLFSELTPARVDLLATLRRVGPCSVYALAKAAERNYSNVHSDINRLEELGLVERTEDNQVSVPYESVEILVPLAQVA, from the coding sequence ATGAAGGCAATCATCGAGGTCGCTCGAAGAGGGTCTGCTGTGAGGTCCGCGCGTGCCCAACTAGCGGCCTCACGGCTCGGGTCGCACCCAGACTTCCGGTTGAGCTTCGAGTCCGCTAGAACACTGTTCTCGGAGCTCACGCCCGCTCGAGTAGACCTCTTGGCCACGCTCCGCCGCGTTGGCCCATGCAGCGTCTACGCGCTCGCCAAGGCTGCCGAGCGTAACTACTCGAACGTCCACTCTGACATCAATCGCCTTGAAGAGTTGGGGCTCGTCGAGCGTACTGAAGACAACCAGGTCTCCGTGCCGTACGAGTCGGTCGAGATCCTGGTTCCTCTGGCTCAGGTCGCGTGA
- a CDS encoding toxin-antitoxin system TumE family protein: MARTKEVHDDGAIVEVVVWRLPQPLAPSSHDFKYRLYYGRSGIDRVRYDNERGKGDHRHINGQELQYSFESIDKLLDDFERDIDEWREP, from the coding sequence ATGGCGAGAACCAAGGAGGTCCACGACGACGGCGCGATCGTGGAGGTCGTGGTCTGGCGGCTGCCGCAGCCCCTCGCGCCAAGTTCTCACGACTTCAAGTACCGGCTCTACTACGGCCGCAGCGGCATCGATCGAGTAAGGTACGACAACGAGCGCGGCAAGGGTGATCACCGGCACATCAACGGCCAGGAACTACAGTACTCGTTCGAGTCTATCGACAAGCTGCTTGACGACTTCGAACGGGACATCGACGAGTGGAGAGAACCATGA
- a CDS encoding FitA-like ribbon-helix-helix domain-containing protein, whose amino-acid sequence MPTTLTLKNIPDAVYEQLKLSAEAHRRSMNSEAIVCLERVLLPAKVSVAERLARARELRSALPTGKFKARDIDAMKREGSP is encoded by the coding sequence ATGCCCACGACCCTGACCTTGAAGAACATTCCCGATGCCGTGTACGAGCAACTCAAGCTCTCCGCTGAGGCGCACCGCCGGAGCATGAACAGTGAAGCCATTGTGTGCTTGGAGAGAGTGCTGCTGCCAGCAAAGGTGAGCGTGGCTGAACGCTTGGCGCGGGCGCGGGAGTTGCGTAGCGCGTTACCCACGGGCAAGTTCAAGGCGCGTGACATTGATGCGATGAAACGGGAAGGCAGCCCATGA
- a CDS encoding type II toxin-antitoxin system VapC family toxin has protein sequence MIVVDSNVLAYLYLPGEHTAAAEQLLEREPEWAAPVLWRSEFRNILAGYLRRKMLTFEQACSLQTEAEALLAGSEFDVESQVVLELVRDSDCSAYDCEFIALANRLETKLVTLDKKLLRAFPKHAIGLIAG, from the coding sequence ATGATTGTGGTGGATTCCAACGTGCTGGCCTACCTGTACCTGCCCGGAGAACATACCGCGGCAGCCGAACAATTGCTCGAGCGGGAACCAGAATGGGCGGCCCCGGTGCTTTGGCGAAGCGAGTTCCGGAACATTCTGGCTGGCTACCTCAGACGGAAGATGCTGACCTTCGAACAAGCCTGTAGTCTGCAGACGGAAGCCGAGGCATTGCTTGCCGGTTCGGAGTTCGATGTGGAGTCACAGGTCGTGCTGGAGTTGGTGCGTGACAGCGACTGCTCGGCGTACGACTGCGAATTCATCGCGCTCGCGAACAGGCTCGAAACGAAGCTGGTGACGCTTGACAAGAAGTTGCTCCGAGCGTTCCCGAAACATGCGATCGGCTTGATTGCGGGCTAA